From one Bacteroidales bacterium genomic stretch:
- a CDS encoding NIPSNAP family protein — translation MITEIRIYKLKENTSTEFFKIFTEQSLPMMKRWKVNVVDYGFSLIGKDSFHLIRSYENLEQRKESQDAFYGSDEWIKGPEKQIMDCIDTYNTAVVDSEKLIINKTDLKKQTTPIR, via the coding sequence ATGATAACAGAAATTAGAATTTACAAGCTGAAAGAAAACACATCAACAGAATTTTTTAAAATATTTACAGAACAATCATTACCAATGATGAAACGTTGGAAAGTGAATGTTGTTGATTACGGCTTTTCATTAATTGGCAAAGACAGTTTTCACCTTATTCGTAGTTACGAAAATTTAGAACAACGAAAAGAAAGTCAAGATGCGTTTTATGGAAGTGATGAATGGATAAAGGGACCTGAAAAGCAAATTATGGATTGTATAGACACATATAATACGGCAGTAGTTGACAGCGAGAAATTGATAATAAACAAAACTGACTTAAAAAAACAAACAACACCCATTCGCTAA
- a CDS encoding peptidase S41, whose product MKNLIAILISLLITGFSYGQNCNCEKNFEWVKKTFEENDAGFQYVIEFKGDLLYENHNKLFLKRVKSISEIEECTKVLYEWLTFFRSGHIAINRLNSINNEIRQSTPSKINEIRDTVNIDIFEFDKYLNSNKASDFEGIWEIQPYKIGIRKFENSFVGFIIETSAENWKVGEIKSKFSDKKGVFYLRDKSLEEFTSIKLIGKNYLQLGRFTLKRVSPKYITEKSVETYFKLINAEKPFIEELNKATLLLRIPSFEGSQKRDIDSVLLVNKSKILKTENLIIDLRNNGGGSDWSYKELIPFIYTNPIRIVGVEMLSTKLNNQRMLELINNPEFGLDEDTKKWAKTSYDTLEKHLGTFVNLDSTKVDILKLDTIYTYPKNVGIIINKGDGSTTEQFLLAAKQSRKVKLFGTTTFGVLDISNMHFVKSPCGEFDLGYSLSKSHRIPEMTIDGKGIQPDYFIDDEIQEYEWIEYVSKILNQQY is encoded by the coding sequence ATGAAAAATTTAATAGCAATATTAATATCACTTTTGATTACAGGTTTTTCTTACGGGCAAAACTGTAATTGTGAAAAAAACTTTGAGTGGGTAAAAAAAACTTTTGAAGAAAATGATGCAGGTTTTCAGTATGTAATCGAATTTAAAGGCGATTTGCTCTATGAGAATCACAATAAACTTTTTCTGAAAAGAGTAAAAAGCATTAGTGAGATAGAAGAATGCACAAAAGTACTTTATGAATGGTTGACTTTTTTTAGATCAGGACATATTGCAATAAATAGATTGAATTCTATCAATAACGAGATTCGACAATCTACTCCATCAAAAATAAATGAAATTCGGGATACAGTAAATATAGATATTTTCGAATTCGACAAATATCTCAATTCAAATAAAGCATCCGATTTTGAAGGCATTTGGGAAATTCAACCATATAAAATAGGAATAAGAAAATTTGAAAATTCTTTTGTCGGTTTTATAATTGAAACGAGTGCTGAAAATTGGAAAGTTGGAGAAATCAAATCAAAGTTTTCTGATAAAAAAGGTGTGTTTTATTTAAGAGATAAATCGCTGGAAGAATTCACGAGTATAAAATTAATTGGGAAGAATTATTTACAATTAGGTAGGTTTACCTTAAAAAGGGTAAGTCCAAAATATATAACTGAAAAATCAGTAGAAACCTATTTCAAATTGATCAATGCCGAAAAACCTTTTATTGAAGAACTCAACAAAGCTACATTACTATTAAGAATCCCATCTTTTGAAGGTTCTCAAAAAAGAGATATTGATAGCGTGTTACTTGTAAATAAATCTAAAATTCTTAAAACGGAGAACTTAATCATTGATTTACGAAATAATGGTGGTGGAAGCGATTGGAGTTATAAAGAATTAATTCCTTTTATATATACCAATCCAATTCGAATTGTGGGAGTAGAAATGCTTTCAACTAAATTGAATAATCAAAGAATGTTAGAATTAATAAACAATCCTGAATTTGGGTTAGACGAGGACACGAAAAAATGGGCCAAAACTTCATATGATACATTAGAAAAGCATTTGGGAACCTTTGTAAATTTGGACTCAACGAAAGTAGATATTCTAAAGTTGGATACTATATATACTTACCCGAAAAACGTTGGTATTATTATTAACAAGGGAGATGGAAGTACTACTGAGCAGTTTTTATTAGCGGCCAAACAAAGCAGAAAAGTAAAACTATTTGGCACAACAACTTTTGGAGTTTTGGATATATCAAATATGCACTTTGTAAAATCACCTTGTGGTGAGTTTGACTTAGGTTACAGTTTATCTAAAAGTCATAGAATACCTGAAATGACCATTGACGGTAAAGGCATTCAACCAGACTATTTTATAGACGACGAAATCCAGGAATATGAATGGATAGAGTATGTAAGCAAAATATTAAATCAACAATATTAA
- a CDS encoding nuclear transport factor 2 family protein: MEDIKSVLLSLKEQALEATKNADADFYKDYLDESAIAIVPFGIFDKNTIMQQMGSANSQFKSSRIDDTRAIVLTPESGIVTYKATYIKADQTSFEVFVTTVYAKRSGVWKGVFYQQTPILKTK, from the coding sequence ATGGAAGATATAAAATCAGTTCTACTATCTTTAAAAGAACAGGCATTGGAAGCGACTAAAAATGCAGATGCGGATTTTTATAAGGATTATCTTGATGAAAGCGCGATTGCGATAGTGCCCTTTGGAATCTTTGATAAAAATACTATTATGCAACAAATGGGTTCGGCTAATTCACAATTTAAAAGTTCCCGAATAGACGATACAAGGGCAATTGTATTAACACCTGAAAGTGGCATTGTAACGTATAAGGCAACCTATATAAAAGCAGACCAGACTTCATTTGAAGTTTTTGTAACAACTGTTTATGCTAAAAGAAGTGGAGTATGGAAAGGTGTTTTCTATCAACAAACCCCAATCCTAAAGACAAAATAG
- a CDS encoding cupin domain-containing protein, with protein sequence MKTDINNYIVKTEQIDWLPLTEKGIHYEGVFVKSLHFDREKQRSTTILIKFEKGSSYPYHNHPGGEELFVLEGEVIIEGTLLKTGDYLFTPPNCKHSVRTEIGCTILFIVPEEVEIL encoded by the coding sequence ATGAAAACTGACATCAACAATTACATTGTAAAAACAGAACAAATAGATTGGCTACCTCTGACAGAGAAAGGGATACATTATGAAGGTGTATTTGTAAAATCCCTTCATTTTGATAGAGAAAAACAGCGTTCAACAACCATTTTAATAAAATTTGAAAAAGGATCAAGTTATCCGTATCATAATCATCCTGGAGGTGAAGAATTATTTGTTTTAGAAGGAGAAGTAATTATTGAAGGTACATTACTTAAAACAGGAGATTACTTATTTACTCCACCCAATTGTAAACATTCTGTAAGAACAGAAATTGGTTGTACCATACTGTTTATAGTACCTGAAGAAGTTGAAATTTTGTAA
- a CDS encoding VOC family protein has translation MEKKQVLKGLATVSFYAIDHEKAIKWYSELLGMEPYFSVPGYSEFRIGDYEHELGIIDSRYAPKGYSPNPSGAIIFWHVDDLQTTVKQLISMGAKEYEPITDRTEGFVTASVVDPFGNILGIMYNPHYLDILKQKSL, from the coding sequence ATGGAAAAGAAACAAGTTTTAAAAGGTTTAGCAACGGTCAGTTTTTATGCGATAGACCACGAAAAGGCAATAAAATGGTACTCGGAATTATTAGGAATGGAACCTTATTTTAGTGTTCCTGGATATTCAGAGTTTCGCATTGGGGACTATGAACATGAATTGGGCATTATTGACAGTAGGTACGCACCAAAAGGCTATTCACCAAATCCATCGGGTGCAATAATATTCTGGCATGTTGACGATTTGCAAACAACAGTGAAACAATTAATTTCAATGGGTGCAAAAGAATATGAGCCAATAACCGACAGGACAGAAGGATTTGTAACTGCCTCCGTAGTCGACCCATTTGGAAACATTTTAGGTATCATGTACAATCCTCACTATCTTGATATTCTAAAACAGAAAAGCCTCTAA
- a CDS encoding helix-turn-helix transcriptional regulator, translated as MYTIKGKKFPCRSSVTMNIIGGKWKTVILFHLMEGALRYNELRKKMSSVTERTLSLQLKDLEEDSVIERKVYTSKPPLKVEYSLTDFGKTLIPLLLAIADWGGYVVEKYSDE; from the coding sequence ATGTACACTATAAAAGGGAAAAAATTTCCTTGTCGTTCAAGTGTTACTATGAATATAATAGGTGGAAAATGGAAAACCGTAATCCTATTTCATTTAATGGAAGGAGCGTTAAGGTATAATGAATTGCGAAAGAAAATGTCAAGTGTTACCGAACGGACGTTAAGTTTGCAATTAAAAGATTTGGAAGAGGATAGTGTTATAGAGCGAAAAGTTTATACCTCAAAACCACCTTTAAAAGTTGAATATTCATTAACCGATTTTGGTAAAACACTTATTCCTCTATTGCTGGCAATTGCAGATTGGGGTGGTTATGTTGTAGAAAAATATTCAGACGAATAA
- a CDS encoding beta-lactamase family protein: MKIAIILPLLFIFSSAIGQTNNKQIDSLMLSIMQKEHVPGLAYAVIKNGTVIQKNTLGKASIPFNVPVTNETVFQLASCSKIYTALLLCKLFDEKIVSPNTTLNELTDSIPEKWKNITILQLAAHQSGIKIADFSKTKTPKEAFNLAKTMPFEFETGENSAYVSSDYWILLHIIEKITGMKYFEAIKKYVLQPLELEHTFVNNPKTGMFTDLDIVPQQAQEYHWFKNENTLRINQMWFGETDYAAGGIYSSIDDMIKVAQVLDNKSFLSQSTYDLISNPVKLKNGKDGNYALALIVRDYENHKIIEHSGGPALADFVKFEKEGYTFIVLTNNRGLFPYLAKLIATFYITGLSKPEPPVEWE; encoded by the coding sequence ATGAAAATCGCAATTATTTTACCTCTCTTATTTATTTTTAGTTCCGCAATAGGACAAACTAACAATAAGCAAATAGATAGCCTTATGCTTTCTATTATGCAAAAAGAACACGTGCCCGGACTTGCGTATGCCGTTATAAAAAATGGAACGGTTATTCAAAAAAACACACTGGGCAAAGCAAGTATCCCATTTAATGTTCCCGTAACAAATGAAACAGTTTTTCAATTAGCATCTTGTTCAAAAATTTATACCGCTCTTTTATTGTGCAAATTATTCGACGAAAAAATAGTTTCGCCCAATACAACATTAAACGAATTGACAGACTCTATTCCTGAAAAGTGGAAAAACATTACCATACTGCAATTAGCAGCGCATCAATCTGGAATAAAGATTGCCGACTTCTCTAAAACAAAAACGCCCAAGGAAGCATTTAACTTAGCTAAAACCATGCCTTTTGAATTTGAAACAGGCGAAAATTCAGCGTATGTGAGCAGTGATTACTGGATATTATTGCACATAATTGAAAAGATAACGGGAATGAAATATTTTGAGGCAATAAAAAAATATGTCCTTCAACCATTGGAATTAGAACATACGTTTGTTAATAACCCAAAAACTGGAATGTTTACTGATTTGGATATTGTACCCCAGCAAGCCCAAGAATATCACTGGTTTAAAAACGAAAATACTTTAAGGATAAACCAAATGTGGTTCGGAGAAACCGATTATGCAGCAGGCGGGATTTATAGTTCTATAGACGATATGATTAAAGTTGCTCAGGTACTTGATAACAAAAGTTTTTTATCGCAATCTACCTACGATTTAATTTCAAATCCTGTAAAATTGAAAAATGGCAAGGATGGCAACTATGCTTTAGCATTGATAGTGAGAGATTATGAAAACCATAAAATAATTGAACACAGCGGTGGTCCAGCCCTAGCTGACTTTGTTAAATTTGAAAAGGAAGGGTACACGTTTATTGTCTTGACGAACAATAGAGGTTTATTTCCCTACTTAGCAAAATTGATAGCAACTTTTTATATAACAGGTTTAAGCAAACCAGAACCACCAGTAGAATGGGAATAG
- a CDS encoding nuclear transport factor 2 family protein: MTITEIATAFANGQFEQTFPYLSDNVEWIVIEQNKFVGKNAVLKNCKQVSNYFKSITTYFNTLNVISDNNKVVINGTAEFLRDRKQLSFVSACDVYEFDDNKQLVRITSYCVQKQTL, translated from the coding sequence ATGACTATAACAGAAATAGCAACAGCATTTGCCAACGGTCAATTTGAACAAACTTTTCCGTACTTGTCTGACAACGTTGAATGGATAGTGATTGAACAAAACAAGTTTGTAGGAAAGAATGCGGTTTTGAAAAATTGTAAACAAGTAAGTAATTATTTTAAATCGATAACAACATACTTCAATACGTTGAACGTAATCTCAGACAATAATAAAGTTGTAATAAACGGTACCGCAGAATTTTTGAGAGACAGAAAACAACTTTCATTTGTTTCAGCATGTGACGTTTATGAGTTTGATGACAATAAACAATTAGTAAGAATTACATCATATTGTGTTCAAAAACAAACACTGTAA
- a CDS encoding NAD(P)H-dependent oxidoreductase has product MSFIQSMEERYTTKMYNSSKKIDITKLEELKNVLRLSPSSINSQPWKFLFISDAETKTLLAKASLFNESKILGCHALVVFSRIDSVEEFEKQIIKELPEGFVGYYNEFVKPLSEEQIKAWFDRQVYLALGVFLSACANMKIDSTTMEGIETYKYDTILGLEGYHSIVAVAIGYRDKDDFNDPSKKTKSRKEFDLVIKSI; this is encoded by the coding sequence ATGAGTTTTATTCAATCAATGGAAGAACGTTATACAACTAAAATGTATAATTCGTCAAAAAAAATAGACATAACTAAATTAGAAGAACTAAAAAATGTTTTAAGATTAAGTCCATCCTCGATAAACAGTCAGCCTTGGAAATTTTTGTTTATTTCTGATGCCGAAACAAAAACATTACTGGCAAAAGCTTCTTTATTTAATGAAAGTAAAATATTGGGTTGTCATGCGTTAGTTGTTTTTAGCAGAATAGATAGTGTAGAAGAATTTGAAAAACAAATCATCAAAGAGCTTCCAGAAGGTTTTGTAGGTTATTATAATGAATTTGTTAAACCCCTGTCGGAAGAACAAATTAAAGCTTGGTTCGACCGACAAGTATATTTGGCTTTGGGTGTTTTTTTAAGTGCTTGCGCTAACATGAAAATTGATTCTACAACAATGGAAGGAATTGAAACATATAAATATGATACTATTCTGGGATTGGAAGGTTATCATTCAATAGTTGCTGTTGCTATAGGGTACAGAGATAAAGATGATTTTAACGACCCTAGTAAAAAAACAAAATCAAGAAAAGAATTCGATCTTGTAATAAAATCAATCTAA
- a CDS encoding SelT/SelW/SelH family protein: MKEVIIKYCKPCGYLKRAEKVAELSNELKIDPKLISGQGGIFEIAVDGKVVAKSTRSGFPSKDEIVAAVASELS, translated from the coding sequence ATGAAAGAAGTAATAATAAAATATTGCAAACCATGTGGTTATTTAAAACGGGCTGAAAAAGTCGCGGAACTAAGCAATGAATTGAAAATTGACCCCAAATTGATTTCAGGCCAGGGCGGGATTTTTGAAATTGCGGTTGATGGGAAAGTAGTTGCCAAAAGCACACGTAGTGGTTTTCCTAGTAAGGATGAAATTGTTGCCGCAGTTGCATCTGAATTGAGTTAA
- a CDS encoding NIPSNAP family protein, which produces MITEIRIYKLKENSTAEFNTVFTEQSLPMMKRWKVNVVDYGFSLIDKDSFYLIRNYENIEHRKESQEAFYGSDEWINGPEKSIMECIETYNTSVVESLKLKIEK; this is translated from the coding sequence ATGATAACAGAAATTAGAATCTACAAATTGAAAGAAAACTCTACTGCTGAATTTAATACAGTATTTACAGAACAGTCATTACCAATGATGAAACGTTGGAAAGTGAATGTTGTTGATTATGGGTTTTCACTGATTGACAAAGATAGTTTCTATCTAATTCGCAATTATGAAAATATAGAACATCGAAAGGAAAGCCAGGAAGCATTTTACGGAAGTGATGAATGGATAAATGGACCTGAAAAATCCATTATGGAATGTATAGAAACATATAACACCTCAGTGGTTGAAAGTCTAAAATTGAAAATTGAAAAATAG
- the arr gene encoding NAD(+)--rifampin ADP-ribosyltransferase yields the protein MGKNKSENKSIQSPFSQTYFHGTKVDLKIGDFIEIELNSNYGQKNKAKYIYLTATLDAAIWGAELALGEGHERIYLVEPTGTIEDDPNLTDKKFPGNPTKSYRSKHPFKVVGEITIWQGHLPEQVKAMKDGITKLKEQGIEAIED from the coding sequence ATGGGAAAAAACAAAAGTGAGAACAAATCAATTCAAAGCCCTTTTTCTCAGACTTACTTCCATGGAACAAAGGTTGACCTAAAAATTGGAGACTTTATCGAAATTGAACTTAACTCAAATTATGGACAAAAGAATAAAGCGAAATATATCTATCTCACTGCTACTTTGGATGCAGCAATTTGGGGAGCTGAACTTGCTTTAGGCGAAGGACATGAAAGAATATATTTAGTAGAACCAACAGGTACAATTGAGGATGACCCTAATTTAACTGACAAAAAATTCCCGGGTAATCCAACAAAATCCTATCGTTCAAAACATCCGTTTAAAGTTGTTGGCGAGATTACTATTTGGCAAGGACACTTACCAGAACAAGTAAAAGCTATGAAAGACGGAATAACAAAATTAAAAGAACAAGGTATTGAAGCCATAGAAGACTAA